Proteins found in one Bacillus sp. BGMRC 2118 genomic segment:
- a CDS encoding shikimate kinase, whose protein sequence is MKAIYLTGFMGAGKTTIGKELSMYLTIPVLDSDKEIEKKTDTSIRSIFEIKGEPFFRSLETKTLQLLPTEDVIITTGGGIVKMEQNRKWMKEHGTVIYLHCDFSILWERLKKDDTRPLIGSREHTERLYEERRQFYMDHHFIVNTSNKSVSEVVLEIAKKIKKRSN, encoded by the coding sequence ATGAAAGCAATTTATCTAACAGGTTTTATGGGGGCGGGTAAAACAACGATTGGTAAGGAATTATCAATGTATTTAACTATTCCTGTACTTGATAGTGACAAAGAGATTGAAAAGAAAACGGACACATCGATTCGTTCTATTTTTGAAATAAAGGGTGAACCTTTTTTTCGATCACTAGAAACAAAAACTCTGCAATTACTTCCAACTGAAGATGTCATCATCACTACCGGTGGTGGAATTGTTAAAATGGAGCAAAATAGAAAATGGATGAAGGAACACGGGACGGTTATTTATCTTCATTGTGATTTTTCTATTCTGTGGGAGCGATTAAAAAAGGATGATACAAGACCACTAATTGGATCGAGAGAACATACTGAGAGACTTTATGAGGAGAGAAGGCAATTCTATATGGACCATCACTTCATCGTCAATACATCAAACAAAAGTGTCTCAGAAGTGGTGTTGGAAATAGCTAAAAAGATTAAAAAAAGAAGTAACTGA
- a CDS encoding SAM-dependent methyltransferase: MVMKYIKQAIKQSETKSISYSTFMELALYHPEMGYYMKQQTKIGKTGDFYTSSSVSSIFAETLADVFIKLMETGAVWPTIVEFGAGNGSFAKQVLASWRMKSPETYHKGSYFIVETSPHHKQLIQETVSSFQKVTILESLKELQTLMPKYQGIIFSNEFFDAFPVDVIEKKNGMLFEVKITEGKTDELEEVLIPLENQHILEFIHDYQIKVIEGFRFEVPIAMCRFIRELGDWLTEGIVFTIDYGYSDEEWLLPFHKEGSLRGYYKHQLIRNPLEHVGEMDLTTHIHLDKLILAGASSNLDHYATYRQDEYLLKAGILNYLEENHDTNPFSEKSKKNRAIRSLIMQGGISSSFHVVIQTKNMNREVIEKLI, from the coding sequence ATGGTAATGAAATATATCAAACAAGCTATAAAACAGTCAGAAACAAAATCAATCTCCTATTCAACGTTTATGGAATTAGCTTTATATCACCCCGAAATGGGCTACTATATGAAGCAACAGACCAAAATCGGAAAGACAGGAGACTTTTACACAAGTAGTTCTGTATCTTCCATCTTTGCCGAAACTCTAGCAGATGTTTTTATAAAATTGATGGAAACAGGTGCTGTGTGGCCGACAATCGTCGAATTTGGAGCAGGTAATGGAAGTTTTGCTAAACAAGTTCTTGCCTCTTGGAGGATGAAGTCACCAGAGACTTATCATAAGGGAAGTTACTTTATTGTTGAGACAAGTCCCCATCATAAACAATTAATACAGGAAACCGTCAGTTCATTTCAGAAGGTAACAATTTTGGAGAGCCTTAAAGAACTACAGACATTAATGCCGAAGTATCAAGGAATTATCTTTTCAAATGAATTTTTTGATGCGTTTCCTGTAGATGTCATTGAAAAGAAGAACGGTATGTTGTTTGAAGTGAAGATTACAGAGGGGAAGACGGATGAGCTTGAAGAAGTACTAATTCCTCTTGAGAATCAACACATATTAGAATTTATACATGATTATCAAATTAAAGTGATTGAAGGCTTCCGCTTTGAAGTTCCTATTGCAATGTGTAGGTTCATTCGTGAACTTGGAGACTGGCTTACAGAAGGAATTGTATTTACAATAGATTATGGCTATTCAGATGAAGAATGGCTTCTCCCTTTTCATAAGGAAGGGAGTTTGCGGGGCTATTATAAACATCAGCTCATCCGTAACCCACTTGAACACGTAGGAGAAATGGATTTAACGACCCATATTCATTTGGATAAGTTGATTCTGGCAGGAGCATCGTCTAACCTTGATCATTATGCTACGTATAGACAAGATGAATATTTGCTGAAGGCTGGTATTTTAAATTATTTAGAAGAGAATCATGATACAAACCCGTTTTCCGAGAAGAGTAAAAAAAACAGAGCGATTCGCTCCCTGATTATGCAGGGAGGAATTAGTAGCAGTTTTCATGTTGTTATACAAACAAAGAACATGAACAGAGAAGTGATAGAAAAGTTAATATAA
- a CDS encoding MFS transporter → MKKRIINKSILISITFLTLLLIIPLLIQNLIEEQNLHMPGWSRSVDLGEQAINKSTFQRKNKDSIDIYITNSKASIMKVEIDPLTLKVMKDKEINVPSNPYYTYWVSNDDQHIIYLLRETLYHYHDGENEMIAEDVDELTVNDRTIIFRSDQSVYSLDTSNFSKTEILNDDKLLKVVVDPYSPSFISLHQYGELGGVEFTYHKWDGQKYESTSVYRKGSFTHPVTNIDFKEWNQSLMLIYETTVISGGGKEISHYYIDSPLTSEQQEISETKLKVVEGNHMELSSVQELQFINSDKELAIVLRANGELKKSMQNRNLYIASLHNGKWNASRISTNYDPIVEPLVTEEDYITWFIHDGSKYRLSAANTSRQVINVSKESTVEDWSRALEDTLFSLTSALVMMLFSILLVVPAIIVIFISKFFDVKNTTKVEWIANGLFALCSYALVNKVLSEKFLSTAPAYLTFQGSIWVIIGGVLGGSYLLTRLTRNRDWEFEMDVFYFIGVSIWVFSLLIGPYII, encoded by the coding sequence ATGAAGAAACGTATAATTAACAAGTCGATACTTATTAGTATCACATTCCTTACCCTTCTGTTAATCATTCCATTGTTGATACAAAACTTGATTGAAGAGCAAAACTTACATATGCCTGGATGGAGTCGAAGTGTTGATCTCGGAGAACAGGCAATTAATAAATCAACCTTCCAAAGAAAAAATAAAGATTCTATTGATATTTACATAACAAATAGTAAAGCATCAATCATGAAAGTTGAAATTGACCCACTCACATTGAAAGTAATGAAAGATAAAGAAATCAACGTTCCTAGCAATCCGTATTATACATATTGGGTATCTAATGACGATCAACATATCATTTACCTTCTAAGAGAGACTTTATACCATTATCATGATGGAGAAAATGAAATGATAGCTGAAGATGTTGATGAGTTGACTGTAAATGATCGTACAATTATCTTTAGAAGTGATCAATCTGTATATTCTTTAGATACATCGAATTTTTCAAAGACTGAAATACTGAATGATGACAAATTACTGAAGGTTGTGGTGGATCCTTATAGTCCATCATTTATTTCACTACATCAATACGGTGAGCTTGGTGGTGTTGAGTTTACATATCACAAGTGGGATGGACAGAAGTATGAGTCAACATCTGTGTATCGTAAAGGCTCTTTTACCCATCCTGTTACGAATATTGATTTCAAAGAATGGAATCAAAGCTTGATGCTGATTTATGAAACAACAGTTATCAGTGGAGGGGGGAAGGAAATCTCCCATTATTACATAGATTCACCTTTAACAAGTGAACAGCAGGAAATTTCAGAAACGAAACTTAAGGTAGTGGAAGGAAATCATATGGAGTTAAGTTCTGTACAGGAGTTGCAGTTCATAAATTCTGATAAAGAGCTAGCCATCGTGTTAAGAGCGAATGGAGAGCTAAAAAAATCAATGCAAAATCGGAATCTTTATATTGCTTCATTACACAATGGAAAATGGAACGCTTCTCGAATCAGTACAAATTATGACCCTATTGTTGAACCTTTAGTTACTGAAGAGGATTATATAACTTGGTTCATTCATGATGGAAGTAAATATAGGCTTTCAGCTGCAAACACATCTAGGCAAGTAATAAATGTAAGCAAAGAGAGTACGGTTGAAGACTGGAGTAGAGCTCTTGAGGATACATTATTTAGTTTGACAAGTGCTTTAGTCATGATGCTTTTTTCTATTTTATTAGTAGTGCCCGCTATCATCGTTATTTTTATATCGAAATTCTTTGATGTGAAAAATACGACAAAAGTTGAATGGATCGCAAATGGCTTATTTGCATTATGTTCCTATGCACTAGTAAATAAGGTGTTAAGTGAGAAGTTTCTTTCTACTGCACCAGCCTACTTAACTTTCCAGGGCTCAATTTGGGTTATAATAGGTGGAGTATTAGGGGGCTCATACTTATTAACACGCCTGACGAGAAATCGGGATTGGGAATTTGAGATGGATGTATTCTATTTTATCGGCGTTAGTATTTGGGTATTTTCTTTACTGATTGGTCCTTATATTATTTAA
- a CDS encoding prepilin-type N-terminal cleavage/methylation domain-containing protein, whose amino-acid sequence MWLRKINQNGYTMIEMLLVLLILLTFTLLFPQLFIQLSRWIETPSSLHSFEWEVAMNQITMDVREADEIEIENTRLRIKNMDEILYEQYGQIVRRRVNNQGHEVILQQIRGIQFYYIQGGIEIEVEDVEGRKYERKIYRWTNSAL is encoded by the coding sequence TTGTGGCTCCGTAAAATAAACCAAAATGGATATACAATGATAGAAATGCTTCTCGTTTTATTGATTCTATTAACCTTCACGCTTTTATTTCCTCAACTTTTTATTCAATTATCAAGGTGGATTGAAACACCTAGTAGTTTACATTCATTCGAATGGGAAGTTGCGATGAATCAGATCACAATGGATGTACGAGAAGCGGATGAGATTGAAATCGAGAATACCAGATTACGAATAAAAAATATGGATGAAATATTATATGAGCAATACGGTCAGATAGTAAGAAGGCGTGTAAACAATCAAGGTCATGAAGTTATTCTTCAACAAATAAGGGGTATTCAATTCTATTACATTCAAGGCGGCATTGAAATTGAAGTGGAGGATGTAGAAGGGAGGAAGTATGAGAGAAAGATTTATAGATGGACAAACAGTGCTTTATAA
- a CDS encoding Spx/MgsR family RNA polymerase-binding regulatory protein, with protein sequence MMENLLFYTYPSCTSCRKTKAWLKAHNVTFEERHLFRETPTLEELKQILSLTTEGIDEILATRSQSFKKLNIDVDELTVSEILSLLNEQPKLLRRPIITDGKRLVVGYNKSALQNMTKKALKTSVS encoded by the coding sequence ATTATGGAAAATTTACTTTTTTATACGTATCCAAGCTGCACATCCTGCCGAAAGACAAAGGCCTGGTTAAAAGCTCATAACGTGACATTTGAAGAAAGACATTTATTCAGAGAAACCCCCACTCTCGAAGAGTTAAAGCAAATTCTGTCGTTAACAACAGAAGGAATCGATGAAATCTTAGCAACGAGAAGTCAGTCATTTAAAAAGTTAAATATAGATGTGGATGAATTGACAGTTTCAGAAATATTATCACTTTTGAATGAGCAGCCAAAACTATTGAGAAGACCAATTATTACTGACGGTAAGCGACTTGTAGTAGGATATAATAAATCAGCACTACAAAATATGACAAAAAAGGCACTTAAAACTTCTGTTTCATAA
- a CDS encoding MBL fold metallo-hydrolase, translating into MKWRRMPLGPIGTNAYILSNEKKESIIIDPGAEAHKIFAYVNEYKLQPLAILLTHAHYDHIGAVDEVREKYTIPVYIHKKEKNWLIDPALNLSFRVPYLEPLRLKEAEEILDGEGELSIGDFVFTVFETPGHSPGSISFYFKKDHVVFSGDALFEGSIGRTDLPGGNTEQLLRSIHDKLLTLPEETLVLSGHGLETTIQQEMDTNPFLNGY; encoded by the coding sequence ATGAAATGGAGAAGGATGCCGTTAGGTCCAATTGGCACGAATGCATATATTCTTTCAAATGAAAAAAAAGAAAGTATAATCATTGACCCAGGTGCTGAGGCACATAAAATTTTTGCTTATGTAAATGAGTATAAATTACAGCCTTTAGCCATTCTCTTAACTCATGCTCACTATGATCATATCGGAGCAGTTGATGAAGTGAGAGAAAAATATACAATTCCGGTATACATACATAAAAAAGAAAAAAACTGGCTTATTGATCCGGCTTTAAACCTGTCGTTTCGAGTACCATATTTAGAACCACTACGCTTAAAAGAAGCAGAAGAGATTCTGGATGGTGAAGGTGAACTTTCTATTGGTGATTTCGTATTTACAGTATTTGAGACACCAGGTCATTCTCCTGGAAGTATTTCTTTCTATTTCAAGAAAGATCATGTGGTTTTTTCCGGGGATGCCTTATTTGAGGGCAGTATTGGCAGAACAGACCTACCTGGTGGAAACACGGAACAACTATTGAGAAGTATTCATGACAAACTATTGACTCTACCAGAGGAAACATTAGTACTTTCAGGCCATGGTTTGGAAACGACAATTCAACAAGAAATGGATACAAATCCTTTTCTAAATGGTTATTAA
- a CDS encoding type II secretion system F family protein produces the protein MSHWSLEEQAKFLKWLSTLLDRGYPILAGLTFLRMNLTDKQQVLLDEQISVMKEGATFHQALVNLSFHRDVLGYLYFAEQHGNLSFALKEGSTLIEQKLQYRNKLVKILQYPLFLLAITIVIFSVLNFWLLPEFALLYGSMNTEENVLLNIMLFSAKWLPRLLVVFFVILVMILLYTLHLYRNIPLVKRMEWMSNLPLYGSYIQKFYSQFFAVQLSQLLRGGLSIYEAISLFENQSHLPLFQVEAKEMKKELRSGETLSSIVEVRRYFEKELSQAILLGSANGDLARELYFYSKLSSERLEDTFNKRLSVIQPTVFIVIGLMIMGIYLSIMQPTFQMINGL, from the coding sequence ATGTCACATTGGAGCTTAGAAGAACAAGCAAAGTTTTTGAAATGGTTAAGTACGTTATTGGACAGAGGTTATCCAATATTGGCAGGTTTAACCTTCCTCAGGATGAACTTAACTGATAAACAACAAGTATTACTGGACGAGCAGATAAGTGTAATGAAGGAAGGGGCAACATTTCATCAAGCGTTGGTGAATTTATCCTTTCATCGAGATGTGTTAGGATATCTATATTTTGCAGAGCAACATGGTAATTTAAGCTTTGCACTTAAAGAAGGGAGCACATTAATAGAGCAAAAACTTCAATACAGAAATAAGCTAGTTAAAATACTGCAGTATCCTCTTTTTTTACTAGCTATAACTATTGTCATATTCTCAGTGTTGAATTTTTGGTTATTGCCTGAATTTGCACTGTTATATGGATCAATGAATACAGAAGAAAATGTATTGTTAAACATTATGTTGTTTAGTGCAAAATGGCTGCCTCGATTATTGGTAGTTTTCTTCGTTATCCTTGTGATGATCCTCCTATATACTCTTCATCTTTATCGTAACATCCCCTTAGTCAAGCGAATGGAATGGATGAGTAATCTTCCACTATACGGTTCTTACATTCAAAAGTTTTACTCACAATTTTTTGCTGTTCAGCTTAGTCAGCTCCTGCGAGGTGGATTATCGATTTATGAAGCAATATCCCTATTTGAAAATCAATCCCATTTACCTCTATTTCAAGTAGAGGCAAAGGAAATGAAGAAAGAGCTTCGAAGCGGGGAAACTCTTTCTTCTATTGTTGAAGTCAGAAGGTATTTCGAAAAGGAACTATCACAAGCAATTTTACTAGGATCAGCAAATGGTGACCTTGCCAGAGAGCTGTATTTTTATAGTAAATTATCATCTGAGAGACTAGAAGATACCTTTAACAAGAGATTATCGGTCATACAGCCAACTGTTTTTATTGTAATTGGTCTAATGATTATGGGGATTTACCTGTCAATTATGCAACCAACCTTTCAAATGATAAATGGACTATAA
- a CDS encoding DEAD/DEAH box helicase, which translates to MHEVDVIFDETWEEEFNKRFEDDGPWAHWDLYKLANEVERHLAIPEFEGLQAPKHLPHLKPLPHQLEVAKNVVEKMNGKAILADEVGLGKTIEAGLILKEYMIRGLVKKVLILVPASLVSQWVMELNQKFFIPAIGQKKSYVWEQCDVVVSSIDTAKRQPHREIIFEQDYDLIIIDEAHKLKNNKTKNYEFVQLLKKKFCLLLTATPVQNRVEEIFNLVSLLKPGHLGNQTKFEESFNAKERSLNNDEYLRELINKVMIRNRRGDTGIEWPKRIVKTVPIDFSKEERELYDAILHYKKSAGNLGSQFSLITLHREACSSREAVFYTLKNMLSRNEESQSVQMITNGLMEKINAITANAKAQKVVELVKEIDSKVIVFTEYRATQLYLQWFLQQHGISSVPFRGGFKRGKKDWMKELFKNKAQVLIATEAGGEGINLQFCQHIINYDLPWNPMRLEQRIGRIHRLGQESDVHIYNFAIKDTVEEHILKLLYEKINLFERVIGELDEILTRLDIGNIEDHIQDILNHSRTDGEIKVKMENLASFIDFAEQNAVEDEDYAAT; encoded by the coding sequence ATGCATGAGGTAGACGTCATCTTTGATGAAACATGGGAAGAGGAATTTAATAAGCGATTTGAAGACGATGGTCCTTGGGCTCACTGGGACCTTTATAAACTAGCAAACGAAGTCGAGCGACACCTTGCGATCCCAGAGTTTGAAGGTCTTCAGGCTCCTAAGCATTTACCTCATTTAAAACCGTTACCACACCAATTAGAAGTCGCGAAAAATGTTGTGGAAAAAATGAACGGTAAAGCAATACTTGCAGATGAAGTAGGACTCGGAAAGACAATTGAAGCTGGACTTATTTTAAAAGAATACATGATTCGTGGCTTAGTAAAAAAAGTGCTAATCTTAGTTCCTGCCTCGCTAGTTTCTCAATGGGTAATGGAACTTAATCAAAAGTTCTTCATCCCGGCTATTGGACAGAAAAAAAGCTATGTGTGGGAGCAATGTGATGTAGTGGTATCTTCAATTGATACCGCAAAACGGCAGCCACATCGTGAAATCATTTTTGAACAAGATTATGACTTAATCATCATTGATGAAGCACATAAACTAAAAAATAATAAAACGAAAAACTATGAATTTGTACAACTGCTAAAAAAGAAGTTTTGTCTTCTCCTAACTGCTACGCCTGTTCAAAATCGCGTAGAGGAAATATTCAATCTCGTTTCCTTATTAAAACCAGGTCATTTAGGAAATCAAACAAAATTTGAGGAATCATTTAATGCCAAGGAACGTTCGTTAAACAATGATGAGTATTTGCGAGAATTAATTAACAAAGTGATGATTAGAAATCGTCGTGGTGACACTGGCATTGAATGGCCAAAACGAATTGTTAAAACGGTCCCAATTGATTTTTCAAAGGAAGAGCGAGAGTTGTATGATGCGATTCTTCATTATAAGAAGTCAGCAGGTAATCTCGGAAGTCAATTTTCTCTTATTACCTTACACCGCGAAGCTTGTAGTAGTAGAGAAGCCGTGTTTTACACGTTAAAGAATATGCTCAGTCGAAATGAGGAAAGCCAGTCCGTTCAAATGATTACAAATGGCTTAATGGAAAAGATTAATGCCATCACAGCCAATGCAAAAGCACAAAAGGTAGTTGAGCTTGTGAAGGAAATTGACAGCAAAGTGATTGTGTTTACTGAATATCGGGCAACTCAACTCTACTTGCAATGGTTTCTGCAGCAGCATGGGATATCCTCCGTGCCATTTAGAGGTGGATTTAAGCGTGGAAAAAAAGATTGGATGAAAGAATTGTTTAAAAACAAAGCCCAAGTACTCATTGCGACCGAAGCCGGTGGAGAAGGGATTAACCTGCAATTTTGTCAACATATTATTAATTACGATTTGCCATGGAATCCAATGCGCCTCGAACAACGTATAGGTCGTATTCATCGTCTCGGTCAAGAGTCTGATGTTCATATTTATAACTTTGCCATTAAAGATACGGTTGAAGAACATATATTGAAGCTGCTATATGAAAAAATTAATTTATTTGAACGTGTAATTGGTGAACTAGATGAAATATTAACACGATTAGATATTGGAAACATTGAAGATCATATTCAAGATATTTTAAACCATTCTAGAACAGATGGAGAGATCAAAGTAAAAATGGAGAACTTAGCATCATTTATTGATTTTGCAGAGCAAAATGCAGTGGAGGATGAAGATTATGCAGCAACCTGA
- a CDS encoding type II/IV secretion system protein: MSMVEEHAEKLVQDAYEKRASDIHFIPRKEDGQIKLRIGHDLVEKEKVSKDLFTKLINHFKFLASMDIGEKRRPQTGSLVLTVSKKLVNLRLSTLPTPHEESLVIRLLPQEETFPLSELSLFPNSTKTLLSFMMHSHGLIIFTGPTGSGKTTTMYSLLQASNQQLNRNIITLEDPIEKHSDELLQVQVNEKAGITYSTGLKAILRHDPDIILVGEIRDEETAQIAVKAAMTGHLVLSTMHTKDAKGAIYRLLEFDISMQEIEQTLVAVAAQRLLDMRCPYCGEECSSICKKMRGTRRVSVYELLYGHALKQVINEAKGREEKYSYPMMTDLIKKGIALGYLPIRSLEGWKI; the protein is encoded by the coding sequence TTGAGCATGGTAGAAGAACATGCTGAAAAGTTAGTCCAAGATGCGTACGAAAAAAGAGCATCAGATATTCACTTTATTCCCCGCAAAGAGGATGGTCAAATTAAGTTGCGAATTGGACATGACTTAGTAGAAAAAGAAAAGGTTTCTAAAGATTTGTTTACGAAACTTATTAATCACTTCAAATTTCTTGCTTCGATGGATATCGGAGAAAAGAGAAGACCTCAAACTGGCTCATTGGTTTTAACTGTTAGTAAAAAACTTGTCAATCTCCGTCTGTCAACTTTACCTACCCCTCATGAAGAAAGCTTAGTCATCCGATTACTTCCACAAGAAGAAACATTTCCGCTATCAGAGTTATCCCTTTTTCCAAATTCAACAAAAACATTATTATCCTTTATGATGCATTCACATGGATTAATTATTTTTACCGGTCCAACAGGCTCAGGTAAAACAACGACTATGTATTCTCTACTCCAAGCTTCTAATCAACAACTAAACCGTAATATTATTACATTAGAAGATCCAATCGAAAAACACTCTGATGAACTTCTGCAAGTCCAAGTGAACGAAAAAGCAGGTATTACGTATAGCACAGGATTGAAGGCAATATTAAGACATGACCCTGACATTATATTGGTTGGAGAGATACGTGATGAGGAAACTGCCCAAATCGCAGTTAAAGCAGCGATGACGGGTCATTTAGTATTAAGCACCATGCATACAAAGGATGCAAAGGGAGCGATATACAGATTATTAGAATTTGATATCTCAATGCAGGAAATTGAGCAGACACTTGTTGCAGTAGCGGCACAGAGGCTACTTGATATGAGATGCCCATATTGCGGGGAAGAATGTTCAAGCATTTGTAAGAAAATGAGGGGGACTAGAAGAGTAAGTGTATATGAGCTTTTATACGGACATGCACTGAAGCAGGTAATCAATGAGGCAAAAGGTAGAGAAGAGAAGTACTCGTATCCAATGATGACAGACTTAATTAAAAAGGGGATCGCATTAGGTTACTTACCCATTAGAAGCCTGGAGGGGTGGAAAATCTGA
- a CDS encoding MTH1187 family thiamine-binding protein codes for MAIVDVTVIPIGTDTPSVSQYVAEIQGILKEYEQQGKISYQLTPMSTLIEGELPDLFDVIQAIHESPFQNGIQRVATNIRIDDRRDKKVKMNDKLESVRQRMKN; via the coding sequence GTGGCAATCGTCGATGTAACAGTAATACCAATCGGAACAGATACTCCTAGTGTCAGTCAATATGTAGCAGAAATTCAAGGAATCTTAAAGGAATACGAACAACAAGGAAAAATTTCTTATCAATTAACTCCAATGAGTACACTAATAGAAGGAGAGTTACCCGATCTATTTGATGTGATTCAAGCCATTCATGAATCTCCATTTCAAAATGGAATTCAAAGGGTAGCGACGAATATCCGAATTGATGACAGAAGAGATAAAAAAGTAAAAATGAATGATAAATTAGAAAGTGTCAGACAGAGGATGAAAAACTAA
- a CDS encoding YqzE family protein: MTFNDLVKYVTQQFVTYLDQPKQERKQLRQDRKLTEPPVMSRWFGVLPLGFMLMMKKDKNRKGKLKTKK; encoded by the coding sequence ATGACATTTAATGACTTAGTGAAGTACGTAACACAACAGTTTGTAACATACTTAGACCAACCTAAGCAAGAACGAAAGCAATTGAGACAGGATCGCAAATTAACAGAACCACCAGTCATGTCTAGATGGTTTGGTGTTCTGCCGTTAGGCTTTATGTTAATGATGAAAAAGGATAAAAATAGAAAGGGAAAGCTCAAAACTAAAAAGTAG
- a CDS encoding type II secretion system protein — translation MQVERLYLFNREKGYTFIEMLIVMTAVLVISSLTYVYVSNSYERKIVNQFFEELQEDIWLAQQHAISHSQSVELTFYTDQSFYDVRESGIRKLITSRSVHSSIRIRPLTMSNPIKFQPNGNISGAGTVYIYNHHDTYILIFQLGRGRFRVEKQ, via the coding sequence ATACAAGTGGAGAGGTTGTATTTGTTCAATAGAGAGAAAGGATATACCTTTATTGAGATGCTTATCGTCATGACTGCTGTATTGGTCATATCATCCCTTACATATGTGTATGTCAGTAATTCGTATGAAAGGAAGATTGTGAATCAGTTCTTTGAAGAGTTGCAGGAAGACATTTGGTTAGCTCAGCAACATGCCATTAGTCACTCACAAAGTGTAGAGCTCACATTTTACACTGACCAATCTTTTTATGATGTTCGAGAAAGTGGTATACGAAAACTCATTACTTCACGTTCTGTTCATTCAAGCATTCGTATCCGGCCGTTAACCATGTCAAATCCTATTAAATTTCAACCGAATGGAAATATATCTGGAGCAGGCACGGTATACATTTACAATCATCATGACACATATATACTCATCTTTCAGTTAGGAAGGGGGAGGTTTCGTGTTGAAAAGCAATAA
- a CDS encoding DUF2626 domain-containing protein yields MDRMYRVMGFWTGIFSVMFFLGDMYTTSLLFLGQTVFFVLLGYLKLSERMYIYIFGAYLTIFFVGFTYWTTFMMPLGTSGH; encoded by the coding sequence ATGGATCGTATGTACCGTGTTATGGGGTTTTGGACTGGTATTTTTTCAGTTATGTTCTTCTTAGGAGATATGTATACAACCTCATTACTATTTCTCGGACAGACAGTATTTTTTGTTCTATTAGGTTACTTAAAGCTATCTGAACGTATGTATATTTATATTTTCGGTGCTTACTTAACAATATTCTTTGTAGGATTTACGTACTGGACTACATTCATGATGCCGTTAGGAACAAGTGGCCACTAA
- a CDS encoding DUF2759 domain-containing protein, whose amino-acid sequence MGLIIIFALVTLLALFGTIRSLREKNILAVVFAAGTLVVFGWFTIMTLIHHGFPTAH is encoded by the coding sequence ATGGGTCTAATTATCATTTTTGCTCTTGTTACGTTATTAGCTTTATTCGGAACAATTCGTTCCCTTCGTGAGAAAAATATTCTTGCAGTAGTTTTTGCTGCAGGTACGCTAGTTGTTTTTGGTTGGTTTACAATTATGACGTTAATCCATCACGGATTCCCAACAGCTCACTAA
- a CDS encoding prepilin-type N-terminal cleavage/methylation domain-containing protein codes for MNEKGFTMIEMMIVLLVISILMIITIPNITKNQGMIRSKGCDAYINLVQAQVEAYKMDNGTAVIPSIDDLVTEKYIKKKECPNGDVLEVNTSGEVVFVQ; via the coding sequence ATGAATGAAAAAGGCTTTACAATGATTGAAATGATGATAGTGCTATTAGTCATTTCGATACTAATGATTATTACAATCCCTAATATTACGAAAAATCAAGGGATGATACGAAGTAAAGGCTGTGATGCCTACATCAATCTTGTACAGGCTCAAGTGGAAGCATATAAAATGGATAATGGAACAGCTGTTATTCCTTCTATCGATGACCTCGTAACAGAAAAGTATATAAAGAAAAAAGAATGTCCCAATGGAGATGTGCTAGAGGTTAATACAAGTGGAGAGGTTGTATTTGTTCAATAG